GACACCGATGTTAGGTTTAGGTTTTGATAAACATAGTTTTACTCAATCACGTACCGATACAGAGTTCACGCCTTCTGTTAATTTTCAGTGGGAGCCTGATGCTACTGCCATGTTATATGCAGGTGTTTCTACGGGTTTTAAAGCCGGTGGTTTTAATGAAGATCAAGAATCGGCCAATCCTGCGTTTAATCCTGATTATCGCGATGAGTTTGCTTATGATCCAGAAACATCTGCTTCTTTGGAATTAGGCAGTAAGTTCAATTTAAATGATGGCGCAACTCGCTTAAACATAGCATTGTTTTATACGCAGTTTGAAAACTTACAAACCTCTACACTCGTCGGTACAAATTTTGTAGTGAGTAATGCTGCAGAAGCAACCACCACCGGTTTTGAAATAGATACTCAATGGCTCGTAACTGAAAGTTTAGAGGCGGGTGGTAGCGTGGCGTATGTCAAAGCTGAGTTTGATAAATTCAATAATGCGCCCTGCACTTCACCCGTGGCAGCAGCGTATCTCGCAGGACGTTGTACTATTACAGGTACATCACCATTAGACATTCCGATTGGTTCGACTGATTTATCAGGCCAAACCTTACCGTTTGCGCCTGAGTGGACGGCTAATGTATATGCGCGTTATATCATTCCAATGAATGATTTAAATTGGACGATTCAAGGTGATGCAAATTATACGGACGCTTATTTCTTTGAAGCGGATTTAGATCCTCTGGATAAACAAGATGCATATACCAAATATGATCTGCGTTTAGCGCTGGGTCATGCCGATGGGATTTGGGAAGCGGCGTTAGTGGGTAAAAATATTACCGATAAAATCACAGCGGTTGCGGGTGGCGATGTGCCTTTCTTGTCTGATATCAGTAGTGGTGAAGCGCCGCATTATGTTTGGACTGCACCGGGTCGTAATTACTTAGTTAATTTTACGTATCGTTTTAAATAAGTAATCAGCATTTACTGAAAGGCGCTCATGTTGGTGTTTATGAGCGCCTTTTGTTTGGCTGCGGATAAACGTAATTTGGTCTATGATGAGGGCAGATTTTATTTGTAGTTTGGCGCGCATTGGCCGCTATTTCTCTACTGCCCAGAATAAAGGTTGTTCGTGTTTAAACGCATCTCCAAAAAACTTCTAACGGTGGCAACACGTTGGTTAAATAAGGATCTGTCGGTAGCGGATCGTATCGCCCTCACCGACTTTGATAGCTTGTTGGCTAACATTCGATTTGCAGATGTATTATTGGTTGAAGGTCAAACACGCGTCAGCAGTATTATTCGCACTATCACCATGAGCCCATGGACCCATGCCGGTATTTATATAGGTCCTTTGACAGGTATCCAAGATGAAAAATTACGCGAATTAATTCTGCAACACTATCCTGCTCAGCCTGATGAACCCTTGGTCGTTGAAGCATTATTAGGCCGTGGCACGGTGATTACTTCATTAGCAAAATACCGTGGTGAACATTTGCGCATTTGTAGACCTAAAGGTTTATCTAGCGATGATGCGCACGCTGTTGTAGCTTATTCTATTAGTCGATTAGGCACGGAATATGATGTACGCCAATTGATTGATTTAGCGCGTTTTCTTGCGCCTTACCCTTTTATTCCGAAGCGGTGGCATTCAACTTTGTTTGGCGAAAGTAAAATCGCTAAAACAGTGTGTTCGACCATGTTAGCTGAAGCGTTTGCGAGTGTGCGTTTTCCGATTCGGCCCATATTTCGTAAAACGGCTGCGGGTGATATCCGTATGTATCGACGTAACTTTCGTTTATATACACCGTCGGATTTTGATTATTCGCCGTATTTTGAAATTGTTAAAGCGCCAATTTTTGGCCAACAAACTCAGTTGGCTTATCGCGACTTGCCGTGGGAAGAACAAGACAGCGCCGAAACACTCCATGATGAAGAGTTACAGCACTCTGCAATAAAGCTCAAATAGTAAACTTACATTGTGTGAGTAGGACGATCTGCCTTGAGCGCACCGGCTAAATATCCTTCGATCTTATTACGCGTTTGACCATTATCTTGTTCGCCAAATTGCACACCAATACCGGCGGTTTTGTTGCCTTGTGCGCCAGCAGGCGTAATCCAAACGATTTTGCCGGCAACCGGTAACTTATCGGTCTCGTCCATTAAAGTCAGTAACATAAACACTTCATCACCCAATTTATAAGGCTTGCTGGTGGGAATGAATAAACCGCCATTTTTTACAAAGGGCATATAGGCGGAATATAACGCGCCTTTATCTTTGATCGTAAGTGAAAGTATCCCCTGACGAGTGCCAACTGCTGACATAAATGCTCCTAAGTAGTTACTGGTTGAGTAATATCGACCCAATCCAACATTAAACTTTCAAAAATCAATAAGCTGTTCGCATTAGTATTCAATAGCCGTTTTGCGGTGCGAAGCTTATCGATGTAATGCATAACTTCTGCTAAGTCTATCTGCTTGGCGAGGACTTGCAAGCTCTGGGCGAGTTCCGCTGACGACAAGGTTGATAATGACTGCTGACTATCCGCTTGCAGCAACGCAATATCTTCTACGCAACGCACTAACCAGCTTAAAACAATATCCGAATCACCTTCTAAGCATTGTTTCGCAAACTGTAAGGGATCTTCTTGCTGCTTAGCTACCCGTAAAAACTGGCGAAGTAATTTGTCACGTAAATTAAGCATACCGCTTTCGACAAGATGAACCGCATGCATAGGCGCACCTTCAGCAGCGTTTAATAACCCTTGAGGATCTTCATTAGGACAATGCTGTGTTAACCAGGTTTTAATGGAGGGAAATTCTGGTTGTTGGAAAACTAAACGTTGGCAACGACTGCGAATAGTCGGCAATAATCTGCTCGGCTCTGACGTTACTAAAATAATTAGCGTTTGTGGAACAGGTTCTTCCAAGGTTTTTAACAAACTATTAGCTGCATTTCGATTCATGCGTTCTGCGGGTGAAATGACGGCAATTTTATAATGCCCAAATTGTGAGGTTTGCGTAAAGCGTTCACATAAATCACGAATCTGATCAATTTTAATTTCTTTGCTGACTTTGCCTTCATCATTTACCTCGCGTTCAATGCGTAATAAATCGGGATGGCTGCCCGCTAAAGTCATTTTGCAGGCGTGACATTCGCCGCATGGCATTTGGCCAATGGGTCTTTCACATAATAAACCACGTGCAAATTCCATGGCGAAACTGGTTTTGCCGATGCCCGCTTGTCCTTGAAACAATAAAGCATGCGGCAAAGACTGTTGTGCTGCACGTTGTTGCAGTTGTGCTAATTGCGCCGGATGCCAATTTAAAAAACTCATAATGGAGATTTTTTCATAAAGAAGCAGAACTTATAAATTGCTGCAAATGGGTTTGCAATTCTTTTTGCACGATGTTTAAGTTTTGTGCTGCATCAACTATTCGGTAGCGAACTGGATCGCTAGCTGCACGCGCTAGGTAAGCCTCGCGCACTCGCTGAAAAAAATCAACAGCTTCGCGTTCGAAGCGATCTTTAGCGATGCCGCGCTCTGTTAGTCTACTCGTTAGTTGCGCGGGATCAGCGTCAAACAATAATGTTAAATCTGCTTTAAAATCTTGCAGGATAGTTTTTTCAATGGCGGAGATGGTATCAAATGCTAAACCTCGCCCGCCGCCTTGATATGCATAAGACGCATCGACAAAACGATCACAAATGACCCATGCACCTTGTTGCAAGGCGGGCTTAATAACGTCTTCTATATGTGGTGCCCGCGCTGCAAACATTAATAATAATTCGCTAAGTGGATGAATCTTTTCCTCTGGCGCTAATAACAATGCCCGAATTTTTTCGCCTAATTGCGTACCGCCTGGCTCACGTGTTAATACTACTGACAAACCTTGCGCCTGCAAGTAATCACGAATAAATATCGCGTTTGTGCTTTTACCAACACCTTCGCCACCTTCGAGTGTAATTAATTTTCCTATGGCGCTCATTTCGGTTTCTTTATTTTTCGTTGGAATTTGTCAACTGCTGCTTCATGATCACGTAGGTCTTTAGAGAAAACATGGGTGCCATTACCACGTGATACAAAAAACAAAGCATCACTATCCGCAGGATGTACTGCGGCATATAGGGCATCATGACCTGGCATTGCAATCGGGGTTGGTGTTAATCCTGCGCGAGTGTAAGTGTTATAAGCACCGTCTTTGCGCAAATCTTTTAAGCGAATATTGCCGTCATAAGTTTCGCCAATACCATAAATAATGGTGGGGTCTGTTTGTAAGCGCATATTTTTTCTTAAACGATTAATGAATACGGCTGCAATTAACGGCCGCTCATGCGCAGCACCGGTTTCTTTTTCTACAATGGAAGCCAATATTAATGCTTCATAGGCGTTGTTGAGTGGCAAACCTAGTTCGCGTTCTTGCCATATCATCCGCAAATTCGTGTCCATGGTTTTATACGCGCGGCGTAAAAAATCAACATCCGTTGTTCCACTAGGAAAACGATAAGTATCAGGGAAAAAACGACCTTCGGGATGTTCGCCCGCATAACCTAATTTCTCCATAATAAACTTAGGTGCAGCATTGTCAGGCAAAGTATGTTCGATGTAAGAACTGTTTTTTAATGATTGCCACAGTTCGCGGAAACTCCAGCCTTCAATAATAGTGAATTCATATAATATAACTTTGCCATTAACCCACATATC
The nucleotide sequence above comes from Gammaproteobacteria bacterium. Encoded proteins:
- a CDS encoding PilZ domain-containing protein; the encoded protein is MSAVGTRQGILSLTIKDKGALYSAYMPFVKNGGLFIPTSKPYKLGDEVFMLLTLMDETDKLPVAGKIVWITPAGAQGNKTAGIGVQFGEQDNGQTRNKIEGYLAGALKADRPTHTM
- a CDS encoding DNA polymerase III subunit delta', with protein sequence MSFLNWHPAQLAQLQQRAAQQSLPHALLFQGQAGIGKTSFAMEFARGLLCERPIGQMPCGECHACKMTLAGSHPDLLRIEREVNDEGKVSKEIKIDQIRDLCERFTQTSQFGHYKIAVISPAERMNRNAANSLLKTLEEPVPQTLIILVTSEPSRLLPTIRSRCQRLVFQQPEFPSIKTWLTQHCPNEDPQGLLNAAEGAPMHAVHLVESGMLNLRDKLLRQFLRVAKQQEDPLQFAKQCLEGDSDIVLSWLVRCVEDIALLQADSQQSLSTLSSAELAQSLQVLAKQIDLAEVMHYIDKLRTAKRLLNTNANSLLIFESLMLDWVDITQPVTT
- a CDS encoding dTMP kinase, whose product is MSAIGKLITLEGGEGVGKSTNAIFIRDYLQAQGLSVVLTREPGGTQLGEKIRALLLAPEEKIHPLSELLLMFAARAPHIEDVIKPALQQGAWVICDRFVDASYAYQGGGRGLAFDTISAIEKTILQDFKADLTLLFDADPAQLTSRLTERGIAKDRFEREAVDFFQRVREAYLARAASDPVRYRIVDAAQNLNIVQKELQTHLQQFISSASL
- the mltG gene encoding endolytic transglycosylase MltG; the encoded protein is MRNLIRLFKLSILVIVVITLLLLHKVNQPLHLSEPYTLRIAAGSNLQAVTQQLQEHHVLKETYSLRIYARVLRKANKIQAGDYRLTPGVTGAEALDMWVNGKVILYEFTIIEGWSFRELWQSLKNSSYIEHTLPDNAAPKFIMEKLGYAGEHPEGRFFPDTYRFPSGTTDVDFLRRAYKTMDTNLRMIWQERELGLPLNNAYEALILASIVEKETGAAHERPLIAAVFINRLRKNMRLQTDPTIIYGIGETYDGNIRLKDLRKDGAYNTYTRAGLTPTPIAMPGHDALYAAVHPADSDALFFVSRGNGTHVFSKDLRDHEAAVDKFQRKIKKPK